In Solanum stenotomum isolate F172 chromosome 6, ASM1918654v1, whole genome shotgun sequence, one DNA window encodes the following:
- the LOC125868908 gene encoding putative late blight resistance protein homolog R1B-16: MAEKCFCVINAIHRVKGEHFDSLTNNQLDNAGNKLVYVALSLKYLETAHPENGISTQLRSLFMKALGGFFEISSQMNDQSKTNDTIEMISKVLKIIRLENIAERIKASKPSRSSSLIITMEMVGSVIALLRCFDGILHLLDVKCPALKPKLRYLGVFLSLTVNRCIEHESFKDLFALAEDIAYTTVHLCFLRLANSMEEEEEHDEDLQAHRVLDCEFSKLLERLSPFTPELRQIYLSLLIESKSSRPETTMNADFMYDSVDAIKEDLVELLSRDASLKVTFDDLLPWLQKGLTYLSTFLHSIVFQRTSREEFNSLQSHINALIIEAAIVIYSFYDEGGMKNTETDHELFLLELNFNHVKVEINLIQLLNGEATIIAPLKYLADCVREELILLGTFLMYSSEQCKEQTEMTDFFTLIQSVTKQAWSVIKSLSRDLKQEDMTREINRLHFELLLKFKFIKAVIRQMCPTISTSSTLDHPTINLLNFLPIDFDVIDSYFSMLKSSKTQSSHIPKMDEVLIKFHEYILGNVLLKDESYSTFTVADEVKKYYYGLLLIVTYLFDPPVQSIECMKQKDFLTRFATFAIEDESAICLIYEEAVDSNKSRKTNLVLHVLTIAFKLIKSDESLMVLLQQKATLKAEILDLIESLHEEFIFLRAFLMDVLTQHTELNELHDLLMHAEVTSHKLGQISGSSYESSVDGSSTQQMRLPLSDLLQEIETVKVEFRKVFFQLLDASPCNMTGGEGLVNFLSNCQDRLFNYDDCSISFLKDQILVVKDKSEYLGSFVADIVQYRDMHQELKDLVRRIQDINYVCLFHVKGYKPAWYYMLYLSDFKQLLKHIEAEVKMICLKVPHALGYCFPKTDGLGFFSCFLGKLEELLRSKIHSVIDLKHQIESVKESLLCLRSLINHFAENLDEHDEVYGIIITSVAEMAYKAEYVIDSCLSSSHPLWYKVLWISEVVDNIKLENHVVSETCGRKKMDVTVHKVVNTSVSLGPSLSGNTPRINEEMEGFQEAMDKIKEQILRRSPHLDVISIVGMAGIGKTTLAEKIYNDLIATPHFDVHAKCRVTQVYSWKELLLTILNYVLQPADRTEKEDGELANELRQVLLTKRFLILIDDLWDKTAWDCLYMCFKDAHSGSRIILTTRLTDIANYAKCESNPHHLRLFRDDESWTLLQEEVFQGDSCPPELVDVGFRIAKSCGGLPLFIVLVAGVLKEEKKNEDSWKKVEESLGSRNGGSLEESMSLIEFSYKNLPHHLKPCFLYFGGFLKGKDIHVSKLFRLWQAEGFVQENKEKNREDVTHYFFEDLISRNIVMAMERRPNSKVKRCRIHDLLHNFCLEKSKQENFLNQINRGVDMLPEKPEDYRLFIHSYQDEIDLWRPCHSNVRSLQFKVVDPDNLLWPRDISFIFESFKLVKVLDLESFNVGGTFPSEIQSLIHLRYLAVQTDANSIPSFIAKLRNLETFVVRGLGGEVILPLSLLRMVKLRHILVKRRASFTLHENMDESLANYQLNDLETFSTPRLSYGKDAETILAKMPNLRKLSCIFLETFSYSEKLKGRCVLFPRLEFLSHLESVKLVSNSYPSKLPHEFNFPSKLKELTLSKFRLPWCEISIIGELPNLEILKLLFRAFEGDQWEVKDAEFPKLKYLKLDNINFSQWSISDDAFPELEYLSLTKCERLEEIPSHFGEAVSIKSIEVNRCGSSIANSALEIQTTQHEEMANDAFTVTIQPPDWDTRSSL; encoded by the exons ATGGCTGAGAAGTGTTTCTGTGTGATAAATGCCATACATCGTGTGAAGGGCGAGCATTTTGATAGTTTGACGAATAATCAATTGGACAATGCTGGGAACAAACTAGTGTATGTAGCTTTATCTCTCAAGTACCTGGAAACGGCTCACCCTGAGAACGGGATATCTACACAACTTAGGTCCCTATTTATGAAAGCTCTTGGTGGCTTTTTTGAGATAAGTTCTCAAATGAATGATCAAAGCAAGACAAATGACACCATCGAAATGATATCAAAGGTGCTGAAGATAATTCGACTGGAGAATATTGCTGAGCGAATCAAAGCTTCAAAGCCATCAAGATCATCTAGTCTCATTATAACTATGGAGATGGTAGGGTCTGTCATAGCTTTGCTTCGTTGTTTTGATGGCATACTGCACTTACTTGATGTAAAGTGTCCTGCGCTTAAACCGAAGCTGAGATATCTAGGAGTCTTCTTATCATTAACTGTGAATCGGTGCATTGAGCATGAGAGTTTTAAGGATCTTTTTGCCCTTGCTGAGGATATAGCTTATACCACAGTACACCTATGTTTCTTAAGGTTGGCCAACAGtatggaggaggaggaggagcaCGACGAAGACCTGCAGGCACACCGAGTGTTAGATTGTGAGTTCTCGAAATTGCTGGAAAGGTTAAGTCCTTTTACACCTGAACTGAGGCAGATTTATCTGAGCCTCTTGATTGAGTCAAAGTCATCACGACCAGAGACTACAATGAACGCTGATTTTATGTATGATTCTGTTGATGCTATCAAAGAGGATCTGGTGGAGCTTCTAAGCCGTGATGCCAGCTTAAAAGTTACCTTTGATGATCTTCTACCGTGGCTCCAAAAAGGACTAACTTACCTTTCTACATTTCTCCACAGCATAGTATTCCAACGCACTTCACGTGAAGAATTCAATTCTCTTCAATCACATATCAATGCTCTGATCATTGAGGCAGCAATTGTGATCTACTCCTTTTATGATGAGGGAGGCATGAAGAATACTGAAACAGACCATGAGCTTTTTCTTTTGGAACTGAACTTTAATCATGTGAAGGTAGAAATTAATCTGATTCAGCTGCTAAACGGTGAAGCCACCATAATAGCTCCTCTGAAATATCTGGCTGACTGTGTTCGAGAAGAGCTGATATTGTTGGGAACTTTTCTCATGTATTCATCGGAACAGTGCAAAGAGCAAACAGAGATGACTGATTTTTTTACCCTTATTCAGTCTGTGACTAAACAAGCATGGTCAGTCATTAAATCTCTTTCTCGTGACTTGAAGCAAGAAGACATGACCAGGGAAATTAATCGCTTGCATTTTGAATTGCTTTTAAAATTCAAGTTTATTAAGGCAGTAATTAGACAGATGTGTCCCACCATTTCTACATCATCGACACTGGATCATCCTACGATAaatcttttgaattttcttcCTATCGACTTTGATGTCATTGATTCTTATTTCAGCATGCTAAAATCCTCAAAGACACAATCTTCGCATATCCCCAAGATGGATGAGGTTTTGATAAAGTTTCATGAATATATTCTTGGCAATGTGCTACTGAAGGATGAAAGTTATTCAACGTTTACTGTTGCAGATGAGGTTAAAAAGTATTACTATGGGTTGTTACTCATCGTAACGTATCTTTTTGACCCTCCAGTTCAAAGCATTGAATGCATGAAGCAGAAAGATTTCTTGACAAGATTTGCAACTTTTGCAATTGAGGATGAATCTGCTATCTGTTTAATTTATGAGGAGGCTGTGGATAGCAACAAAAGTAGGAAGACCAATCTTGTTCTTCATGTTTTGACGATTGCTTTCAAGCTTATCAAGTCTGATGAAAGCTTGATGGTTCTACTACAGCAGAAAGCAACTTTGAAAGCTGAAATTCTGGATCTGATTGAAAGTCTTCATGAAGAGTTTATTTTCCTTAGAGCTTTTCTCATGGATGTTCTCACACAACACACAGAGCTTAACGAATTGCATGATCTCTTAATGCATGCTGAAGTGACTTCCCACAAGTTAGGACAGATCAGTGGTTCTAGTTATGAGAGTTCCGTGGACGGGTCCAGCACTCAGCAAATGAGGCTTCCATTATCTGATCTGCTACAAGAGATTGAGACTGTCAAGGTAGAGTTCAGAAAAGTATTCTTTCAACTTCTGGATGCATCGCCTTGCAACATGACAGGTGGAGAAGGCCTTGTCAATTTTTTATCGAACTGCCAAGACAGGCTGTTCAACTATGATGATTGTTCAATCTCTTTTCTGAAGGATCAGATCCTAGTTGTCAAAGACAAATCAGAGTACTTGGGATCTTTTGTTGCAGATATCGTACAGTATCGTGATAtgcatcaagaactcaaagacCTCGTGAGACGTATTCAAGATATAAATTATGTATGTCTCTTCCATGTCAAGGGTTATAAACCCGCCTGGTATTACATGTTATATCTCTCTGATTTCAAGCAATTGCTCAAGCATATTGAGGCAGAAGTCAAAATGATCTGTCTTAAAGTTCCACATGCATTAGGTTATTGTTTCCCCAAGACAGATGGATTAGGATTTTTCAGTTGTTTCTTGGGAAAATTGGAGGAGCTGTTGCGTTCTAAGATTCATTCGGTTATTGATTTAAAGCATCAGATTGAATCAGTCAAGGAGAGCTTATTGTGTCTCAGATCATTGATAAATCATTTTGCGGAAAACTTAGATGAGCATGATGAAGTTTATGGTATTATAATAACAAGTGTTGCTGAAATGGCATACAAGGCAGAGTATGTCATCGACTCGTGCTTGTCCAGTTCTCATCCACTCTGGTACAAAGTTCTTTGGATTTCTGAAGTTGTTGATAACATTAAGCTTGAAAATCATGTTGTTAGTGAGACTTGTGGAAGAAAGAAGATGGACGTGACGGTGCATAAAGTTGTAAATACCTCTGTGAGTCTTGGACCATCTTTATCAGGTAATACTCCAAGAATAAATGAAGAAATGGAGGGTTTTCAGGAGGCAATGGACAAAATAAAGGAGCAGATACTTAGAAGATCTCCTCATCTGGATGTTATCTCGATAGTTGGTATGGCTGGGATCGGGAAGACCACTCTTGCAGAGAAGATTTACAATGATCTCATAGCTACCCCTCACTTTGATGTTCACGCTAAGTGTCGTGTGACTCAAGTATATTCATGGAAGGAATTGCTGCTTACCATCTTGAATTATGTTCTTCAGCCTGCTGATCGCACTGAAAAAGAAGACGGTGAATTAGCTAATGAGCTGCGTCAAGTTTTGTTAACCAAGAGATTCTTAATTCTCATTGATGATCTGTGGGATAAAACAGCATGGGACTGTTTATATATGTGCTTTAAAGATGCTCATAGTGGGAGTAGAATTATCCTAACAACTCGTCTTACTGACATTGCCAATTATGCTAAATGTGAAAGCAATCCCCATCATCTTCGTTTGTTCAGAGATGATGAGAGTTGGACATTATTACAGGAAGAGGTGTTTCAAGGGGATAGCTGTCCACCTGAACTTGTAGATGTGGGATTTCGAATAGCAAAAAGTTGTGGAGGGTTGCCTCTCTTCATTGTGTTAGTTGCTGGTGTTCTgaaagaggaaaagaagaaCGAAGATTCGTGGAAAAAAGTAGAGGAAAGTCTAGGTTCACGTAACGGTGGTAGCTTGGAAGAGAGCATGTCTTTGATTGAATTCAGTTATAAAAATTTACCACACCATCTGAAGCCTTGTTTTCTCTACTTTGGAGGATTTTTAAAGGGCAAGGATATTCATGTCTCCAAATTGTTTCGGTTGTGGCAAGCTGAAGGATTTGTACAAGAGAACAAGGAAAAAAACAGAGAAGATGTCACACATTACTTTTTTGAAGATCTTATTAGTAGAAATATAGTAATGGCCATGGAGAGGAGACCGAATAGCAAGGTGAAAAGGTGTCGTATTCATGATCTCTTGCACAATTTCTGCTTGGAAAAGTCCAAGCAAGAAAATTTCCTTAACCAAATCAATAG GGGAGTGGATATGCTTCCTGAAAAGCCTGAGGACTACCGGTTGTTCATCCATTCTTACCAGGATGAGATTGATTTGTGGCGTCCATGTCACTCAAATGTCCGGTCTTTACAATTCAAAGTTGTAGATCCGGATAACCTGTTATGGCCACGTGATATCTCGTTCATATTTGAAAGCTTCAAACTTGTTAAAGTGTTGGATTTGGAATCGTTCAACGTTGGTGGTACTTTTCCCAGTGAAATACAGAGTCTTATTCATTTGAGGTACTTAGCTGTTCAAACTGATGCAAATTCAATTCCTTCTTTTATAGCTAAACTTCGGAATCTAGAAACTTTTGTGGTAAGAGGATTAGGAGGAGAGGTGATATTACCTCTTTCTCTTCTGAGGATGGTCAAATTGAGGCATATACTTGTAAAACGTCGTGCTTCATTTACTTTGCATGAGAACATGGATGAATCACTTGCTAACTATCAGTTAAATGATTTGGAAACATTTTCGACTCCACGTCTCTCTTATGGTAAAGATGCTGAGACAATTTTGGCAAAGATGCCAAATTTGAGAAAGTTGAGTTGTATATTTTTGGAGACTTTTAGTTATTCGGAGAAATTGAAGGGAAGGTGTGTTCTTTTTCCGCGATTAGAGTTTCTAAGTCATCTTGAATCAGTCAAGCTAGTTTCCAACAGTTATCCATCTAAACTTCCACACGAGTTCAATTTCCCCTCAAAACTAAAGGAATTGACTTTGTCCAAGTTTCGTCTTCCCTGGTGTGAAATTTCTATAATCGGAGAATTGCCTAACTTGGAGATTCTAAAGTTACTTTTCCGAGCCTTTGAAGGGGATCAATGGGAAGTGAAAGATGCGGAGTTCCCTAAACTCAAGTACTTGAAATTGGACAATATCAACTTTTCACAATGGTCCATCTCAGACGATGCTTTTCCTGAGCTTGAATATTTGAGTTTAACCAAATGTGAGCGGCTTGAGGAAATCCCTTCTCATTTTGGAGAAGCTGTGTCTATAAAAAGCATTGAAGTAAATAGATGTGGATCGTCCATTGCTAATTCAGCCCTGGAAATTCAAACAACGCAACATGAAGAAATGGCAAATGATGCGTTCACAGTTACCATACAACCTCCAGATTGGGATACAAGATCATCTCTTTGA